From Nematostella vectensis chromosome 14, jaNemVect1.1, whole genome shotgun sequence, a single genomic window includes:
- the LOC5518790 gene encoding centriolin yields MEPRSRRTSNLSNKPYTAHTSLPPLTTQRSFLKDDTFMLSRKGKRNNKAISKVKPKQYLALLQNFTDLKVEFLNLEDEKHKLENALLRSEDKYAKLSQEHEQLKEKYSELEHLEDWGRIIREKNAEIRRLNEVLKKLRTDRVEALNEKTTAKAAIGELKCRLKQKRKEVQDVRLMEQTQSKARILSETERYRTERDNAKAKLIEYEILVEKLQVEIQRQRGERDFKGTELQQMQRKYSSKEKQADVLKRNMAVFKMKQAAEKLS; encoded by the coding sequence ATGGAACCGAGAAGTCGTCGAACGTCTAATCTTTCGAATAAGCCATACACCGCTCACACATCACTTCCACCATTGACGACCCAGAGAAGTTTCTTGAAGGATGATACTTTTATGTTGAGCAGGAAAGGGAAAAGAAACAACAAAGCCATCAGTAAAGTTAAACCAAAACAATATTTAGCACTTTTACAAAATTTCACCGACCTTAAGGTTGAGTTTTTGAACTTAGAAGATGAGAAACATAAGTTGGAAAACGCGTTACTCCGGAGCGAGGATAAATATGCTAAGCTGTCTCAAGAACACGAGCAGCTGAAGGAAAAGTATTCGGAATTGGAGCATCTGGAAGATTGGGGCAGGATTATCCGCGAGAAAAATGCCGAAATACGTCGACTGAATGAGGTTTTAAAAAAGTTAAGAACGGACAGAGTTGAGGCGTTGAATGagaaaacaacagcaaaagcTGCAATCGGTGAGCTTAAGTGTAGACTTAAACAGAAGAGAAAGGAGGTTCAGGACGTACGTTTGATGGAgcaaacacaaagcaaagcaaGGATACTTAGTGAAACTGAAAGATATAGGACTGAGAGGGACAACGCTAAGGCGAAGTTAATAGAGTACGAAATACTAGTTGAGAAGCTACAAGTAGAGATACAGAGACAGAGGGGAGAGAGGGATTTTAAGGGGACGGAATTACAGCAGATGCAAAGAAAATACTCATCTAAGGAAAAACAAGCCGACGTTCTAAAACGTAACATGGCAGTCTTTAAAATGAAACAAGCTGCGGAAAAACTGAGTTAA